The Mangifera indica cultivar Alphonso chromosome 19, CATAS_Mindica_2.1, whole genome shotgun sequence nucleotide sequence ttcgtcgatcattccccaacaaaacaaggtgaagaatatacaataaggccatcttgacagcgtcaatatcgtcatccccccatggcctcgacaagaaaatacACTCtaagtcgtgatactgcaccgtcGAAAATCCTCGAAAGtaagtatctctgatcctatgtccggaaGAGCGAGGTATATATGAAGAGACATCAGTCCGTCGACTAAACGATAGACCTGTCACTAGTGCAAACTCGAACGgactaaatctcacatcaaccccactaaccctaaaccaaaactcgtctctggcagagGGTCGATGTAGCTGTCGGAGTAGAAACGCATGAACTAACATCCCCGAGAATTTGGTTttgggtaaacgaaggagatacccgaaacatgtcctcccaaatagtcgtagctgatctggggtcaatgtagcagtaatccgagataatgcggcacgctgtgcacgacatatcgcctctgcccggaagtgtctggtctCGTCGGGGACtcgcagctcgctgtcaacccgtcttcttttgcgagaaatatcctgagacaatgtaaaaaatttgttagacatgagtaaaaacaaatatgtaaacaaatgtatacgtggaaaaaatataaaagatggaaaataccaaataataaaaaaggaaataacaaaacttaaaaaacaagatttaactgCCTAataacggaattgaaattcgaattctaaaagttgaaataccctagaatgggaacaatcgaaaaattcttcgaaaatctgaaaaatacgagtccatatctcgtaaaacgttgaaatccgaaaaaacggaattaaaattcgaattctaaaagttgaaataccctagaatgacaacaatcgaaaaattcttcgaaaatctgaaaaatatgagtccatatctcgtaaaacgatgaaattcaaaaaaacaaaactgaaattcgaattctaaaaattgaaataccctagaatgacaacaatcaaaaaatccttcagaaatctgaaaatacgagtccatatctcgtaaaacgatcaaatctgaaaaaatgaaattgaaattcgaattctgaaagttgaaaaaccctagaatgaaaaCAATCGAATAatcctttagaaatctgaaaaatatgagtccatatctcgtaaaatggtgaaatccgaaaaaacggaattaaaattcgaattctaaaagttgaaaaaccctagaatgacaacaatccaaaaatccttcgaaaatctgaaaatacaagtccatatctcgtaaaacgatgaaatccgaaaaaacgaaattgaaattcgaattctaaaagttgaaaaacccaagaatgacaacaatcgaaaaattcttcggaaatctgaaaaatgcaagtccatatctcgtaaaacggtgaaattcgaaaaaacggaattgaaattcgaattctaaaagttgaaaaaccctagaatgaaaacaatcgaataatccttcagaaatctgaaaaatacgagttcaTGTCTCGTAAAAcgtccttcagaaatctgaaaaatacgagtcaatatcttgtaaaattgtgaaatccgaaaaacgggaattgaaattcgaattctaaaagttgaaataccctagaatgacaacaatcgaagaATCCTTTGGAAATCAGAAAAATATGAgttcatatctcgtaaaacgatgaaatctgaaaaaacggaattgaaattcgaattctaaaaattgaaataccctagaatgggaacaatcgaaaaatctttcgaaaatctgaaagataagagtccatatctcgtaaaacggtgaaatccaaaaaacggaattgaaattcgaattctaaaagttgaaaaaccctagaatggaaacaatcaaaaaatccttcggaaatctaaaaaatacgagtcaatatctcgtaaaacgataaaatccgaaaaaacggaattgaaattcgaattctaaaaattgaaaaaccctagaatgggaacaatcgaaaaatcattcgaaaatctgaaagataagagtccatatctcgtaaaacggtgaaatctaaaaaacggaattgaaattcgaattctaaaagttgaaaaaccctagaatgggaacaatcgaaaaatccttcagaaatctgaaatatatgagtccatatctcgtaaaacgatgaaatccgaaaaaacggaattgaaattcaaattctaaaaattgaaaaaccctagaatgggaacaatcgaataatccttcagaaatctgaaatatacgagtccatatctcgtaaaacgatgaaatccgaaaaaacggaattgaaatttgaattctaaaaattgaaaaaccctagaatgggaacaatcgaaaaatctttcggaaatctgaaaaatacgagtccatatctcgtaaaacgataaaatccgaaaaaacggaattgaaattcgaattctaaaagttgaaaaaccctagaatggaaataatcgaaaaatccttcggaaatctgaaaaatacgagtctatatctcgtaaaacgatgaaatccgaaaaaacggaattgaaattcgaaatctaaaagttgaaaaatcctagaatgggaataatcgaaaaatccttcggaaatcttaaaaatacgagtctatatcgcgtaaaacgatgaaattcgaaaaaacgaatttgaaattcgaattctaaaagttgaaaaaccctagaacagaaaaaacggatataaaattcgaaaagtacacattcaaaaaccctagataagaaaaatatcaatttaccccctcatgaaaactgaaaatctaaaaggtccactgtgttctaaggaatttcCCCAGCTTcccaatagtttaaaaaagctacttttCCCCCCCAAAAACAGCCAACCTTTGCTGAACGTGGACTGgacgattttgacgtgggaaacactgttcccacgtcggactgccgatctcttcggcagtcattttcggccaaattttggtcgtttcagcatccgattttcacataaatcaaatctacacgttgtctaacacaaaacccctcaatcaatttaacaaaaacaaccaagaatcaaaacattttaagcattattcaaaccgtaaaccctaaaattccaaaccgaaaaatctcaattaaatctcaataatatgagcaataatttgatccaaacaatattaagggagatatactaaccttctttgccatttgtgggtgccggaaatcaagaaaatcgacggaaatcgaCGGAAATCAGCTCccccgtgggatgaacgtggtgacgTGAAAATGCTTTGAAATTTCAGAGAAATACACAGTAATTTCGCTGatattaacgtgggaaatagcaatttttgctgtgttatatatatggacattttcgtaattttgcaaaactcacgttgacgtgataaatatcaaaaaaaccccacgtgggctaaggatttccCACGTCGccccaattgttttaaaaagctaagttCGCCCCCCGAAAttaggctgaacgtgggatattgattttgacgtgggaaacactgttcccagtCGACTGCCGATCGCTTCGGCAGTCATttccggccaaattttggtcgttttagccaccgatttttacataaatctaatctacacgttgtataacacaaaacccctcaattaattcaacaaaaacaaccaagaatcaaaacattttaagcattgttcaaactgtaaaccctaaaatttcaaatcgaaatatctcaatcaaatctcaataatatgagtaataacttgatccaaacaagattacgggagatgtgataacattattttccattttcggttgccggaaagtaagcaaatcggcgaaaatgacgttcgccgtgggattgccgtgggatgcgttaaaaattcgaattttctttgaattacacagtgaaaatttgctgtgtttatatatgggggcattttcgtcatttcacaaaacctgggcatttttgctttaacctgaattttttgggcaatttcgcttagacccctttaattttgcctaatttttaaaatttccctaaaaagAAAGTGACCAACAAATGTTCAAGGATCCATCTCAAGCTCGGATAATATTAGCTAACGTGGTAAAGCCTCATAATTGGCTCATTTCCAGGGCCATTTCTCACAGGAGTATCTATAAAAAGTACCCCCATCAAACTTTCTGTAACaacaaaatattgcatttaTACAAATACAGTAAAGTCTAGCCTCAAAAACCAGAGTCAGAACCCGTGTAGATGACAATTAATCGATAATCAATCATCCATCACTTGTCCATGTGAAGGCAAGGAGAACGATGGTGAGAGCTGAGAATATTGTTGCATAGGGGAACAACCACATGCCTTTGCTAAGGCCTTTGTGCTGGCTCTCTTGGCGGCCCAACTCAACCTCTTTGAGAAGCTCATTGATCTTGTCCATGTCCGAGTCCTTAGCTGCCTGGAATATTCTGCCTTGGATTTAAATTAAGAGAGACTCAGACAAAGTCACTAAGAACAGGTACAAATTTGAGTCATATAAGCAATTTAAAAAGCATTGTACACCGACACCTACCCAGATAATAATgctaaaatcacaaaaaaatgaACAACCCCATTAACAATGGAAATCGATGGAGTGAGAAAGCATGAACAATATGGAAACAAGAAATGTTTTAGCTGCATGGAACTCAAAGGACCAGTGAATGTAGAAGGGGATGCCTTTGTGGCTGCCACTCTGAGAGTGAGTCCTTGGCACTAGCTTTTTTGTTCCAGTCGTGTTGGTAAAGATGCAATTTAAACAAGATAACCAAGATAAGAGAGACTGAGTGAGAGAACAGAAAGAGAGAAGCATAAATTTCTACCGTAGCAATAAATATTTATCAGTAGTCAATGGTCTCAATTCTTAGTCAACCACACCCATGAACTAATCCCCACCCATGGATGTAAGAccccaaaatttaaatttattaacattatGGCGATCCAAAATATACCTTGAAACTTATTACTGCAAAATTCCTTCAAATATGCATGCAAAATAAACAGTGGGACATTGTTATAAAGCAAACAAGCATGTtggaaataaatcttttaaagaaATCGTGATCGATAAACTAATTATAGTTCATCAAGCCTACAAATGGCAGCATTGAAATTCATTATAAACAAGAGTGATGTTTTGCAAGCACATCAAATCTAAATTCTTTAATCAATGCCCTTAAAACCTCATCTTCCAACAAAATAAGGTCAACCAAAAAGAATCGAGCTCCatgcataaaaacaaaatctaaaactaacaaaaaccAAACTCAGGCCACAGCAAATAAACAGATATATAAACAACGCCACAATAACTTTCAACAAATTCACCATCTGGGTGGAAAAGGAGATACAAACCAAATTCGACCCACAAAGTATCAAGCttaactaatcacataatacaCACATAAAAGCCAAAACTAGAATACAAATAAAGCTCGACCcagaaccaaaaaaaagaaaaaactatacAAACCAAATTCGACCCGATTcaactttctttcaaaataaaaaacacaaaaccaaataaaaaaaaaagaaagtcaaGTCAGTGACATTACCTATGCCAATCGAGGCCAAGCACGGCCGTGACAAAGCGTACTGATAGAGCCTCAAACAGTAGAGCGGAAAGCATGAAAATCATAGAAGCGAGAAACGGAATTGCAGCTTTGAACTCAGCGTTCCAGTGCTTGTAAAAGGGCACGCGAGTTACGGCAATCAGAGCCAGTACGGTCCAGAGCAACGGCTGCAAACGCGCGTGCCACGTCAGCGAAATGTGGCGCAATTAGTCAATTACGACATAGGATATTGCGGCGACGCCGAGGCCCCCGCAGGTTCTGGCCGCCGCCCGGAACCGCATGACTCTGCGTCATGCCTGTTATAGCCCAAAGTCCAACTACCCAACTCTTGTAATAACTCATTAacgataatatttaattaatttatcaataaaactatctgtatttatttttaatatacaatttatatatatagataaaatattattatatgattagatattttttaattatataatgatacatattttaaaattacctaattatatgatgacatatcactatatacatgaattatataccaaaaataaatacacataatattatccttaatttattattagtgttaattaatgattaattttttcttatccaTATTATCATATCCTATAATTTGggacaaatttaattttagcgtcaaaataaaattagtattattataatatctaattaaaatacACAATTTTTGACATTACTCAAAAAGCATATTAGGAGaaagttattataaaaattggtataaaaatatatatttgttgtaCAAACTTAATAGATTTAACATGTCAACcatattatattacaatttttatgttttatttttaatgtcaaaattttaaattatatatttaccggttctaaaatatttattttaaatataagaataataaataaatataaaagttataatatttaaattaataattttaaaattaataaagagtTTGAACTCTTTCTAAATTTAATCAACGGAGTTT carries:
- the LOC123203659 gene encoding uncharacterized protein LOC123203659 yields the protein MIFMLSALLFEALSVRFVTAVLGLDWHRIFQAAKDSDMDKINELLKEVELGRQESQHKGLSKGMWLFPYATIFSALTIVLLAFTWTSDG